In a genomic window of Mageeibacillus indolicus UPII9-5:
- a CDS encoding peptide chain release factor 3 → MQLKDAVAKRRTFAIISHPDAGKTTLTEKLLLYGGAIHLAGSVKARKANRHATSDWMEIEKQRGISVTSSVMQFSYNGYNINILDTPGHQDFSEDTYRTLCAADAAVMLIDGAKGVEPQTIKLFQVCRLRGIPIFTFVNKMDRAAKSPFELMDELEKVLGIFSIPINWPIGTDGDFQGVYNRLNETVELFNAKGDHGASKVTNSTLSLKDETCRSIITPEHLAKLKEDIELLDIAGDSLDLDRVRKGELTPLFFGSAITNFGVEPFLREFLRMATPPGERQAIDRVIAATDEQLTGFVFKIQANMNPDHRDRMAFIRLCSGRYTPDLEVKLARTGKPIRLTAPQQLMAQERTAVSEAYAGDIIGVFDPGNFRIGDTIYSGNKPIKFQAIPSFPPEHFARIAPKDSLKRKQFLKGMEQLAQEGAVQIYRQPAIGTETFIVGVVGMLQFDILEHRLKNEYKVDIRRETLNYRLARWAVPKTGHTLPPLDTWNITSTSMIVLDYLEQPVILFESPWAIDWALQRNEALALEEINDRN, encoded by the coding sequence ATGCAACTAAAAGATGCCGTGGCAAAGCGTCGCACCTTCGCCATTATTTCCCACCCTGATGCCGGTAAAACTACTCTGACGGAGAAATTGTTGCTCTATGGCGGAGCAATTCATTTGGCCGGCAGCGTTAAAGCGCGCAAAGCCAATCGGCATGCCACTTCCGACTGGATGGAAATTGAAAAACAGCGGGGAATTTCGGTAACTTCTTCCGTTATGCAATTTTCGTACAACGGTTACAATATAAACATACTTGATACCCCCGGGCATCAAGATTTCTCTGAGGACACTTATCGCACTCTATGCGCTGCTGATGCGGCCGTCATGCTGATAGATGGAGCCAAAGGTGTCGAACCGCAAACCATTAAACTTTTTCAGGTATGTCGTCTGCGCGGAATTCCTATATTTACGTTTGTCAATAAGATGGATCGCGCGGCTAAATCCCCTTTTGAGTTGATGGATGAGCTTGAAAAGGTTCTCGGCATCTTCTCCATCCCTATTAACTGGCCAATCGGCACGGACGGTGATTTTCAAGGGGTTTACAATCGCCTGAATGAAACAGTCGAACTGTTCAATGCCAAAGGAGATCACGGCGCAAGCAAGGTTACAAATTCCACCTTGTCATTGAAGGATGAAACCTGCCGTTCGATTATAACCCCTGAGCATCTAGCTAAACTTAAGGAAGATATTGAGTTGCTGGATATCGCCGGCGATAGCCTCGATTTAGACCGAGTGCGTAAAGGTGAGCTGACCCCGCTTTTCTTCGGTTCAGCAATTACTAACTTCGGCGTAGAACCATTTTTGCGGGAATTTTTGCGTATGGCCACCCCGCCGGGCGAGCGACAGGCGATTGATCGGGTCATTGCCGCCACCGACGAACAGCTAACCGGTTTCGTATTTAAAATTCAAGCTAATATGAATCCTGATCATCGTGACCGGATGGCATTCATACGACTTTGTTCCGGCCGATATACCCCCGATTTGGAGGTCAAGCTGGCACGCACCGGCAAACCGATCCGTCTGACAGCACCGCAGCAGCTTATGGCGCAAGAACGGACGGCAGTCAGTGAAGCTTATGCCGGCGATATCATCGGAGTTTTTGATCCAGGTAATTTTCGTATTGGAGACACCATCTATTCCGGCAACAAGCCGATCAAATTCCAGGCCATACCGAGTTTCCCGCCTGAACATTTTGCCCGCATTGCCCCGAAAGATTCATTGAAGCGCAAGCAATTTTTGAAAGGCATGGAGCAACTGGCGCAGGAAGGTGCCGTGCAAATCTACAGGCAACCAGCGATCGGAACCGAAACTTTTATCGTTGGGGTGGTCGGAATGCTTCAGTTCGACATTTTGGAGCATCGCTTAAAAAATGAATACAAAGTGGACATTCGCCGCGAGACGCTAAACTATCGTCTGGCACGTTGGGCTGTTCCCAAAACCGGGCACACTCTGCCGCCGCTTGACACTTGGAATATCACCAGCACCAGCATGATCGTACTTGATTATTTAGAACAACCGGTTATTTTGTTTGAGTCGCCCTGGGCCATAGACTGGGCCTTACAACGAAATGAGGCTTTAGCTTTGGAGGAAATTAATGACCGCAACTGA
- a CDS encoding metal ABC transporter ATP-binding protein, whose protein sequence is MTATDVNPIKRKGEPVIQIRDLGFSYGEKPVFRHLNLDIYANEFVGLIGANGSGKSTLVKLILGLETPTEGKIIRFGKENWESRSRSQIGYISQKAASFNSAFPGTVEEVVMANLWSKIGLLRRPKAVHRQRVKEALELVGMQDYRRQLIGNLSGGQQQRVFLARVLVNEPKLIFLDEPTVGIDAKSEGEIYQLLNMLNQKAGVGIVLVSHDIGAVTVHTERLLCMGADGFFEHDTAEPLAADFLSRLYGYEVLAHSHLNPAWAGIGSTVHCDICDRHHHHNNCDCTAGAAVTAASDAADTSAGAAVTAASDAAAAKVNKKEST, encoded by the coding sequence ATGACCGCAACTGACGTCAATCCTATAAAACGGAAAGGCGAACCCGTAATCCAAATTCGTGATTTAGGTTTTAGCTACGGGGAAAAGCCAGTTTTTCGTCATCTTAATCTCGACATTTATGCCAATGAGTTCGTCGGTTTAATCGGGGCCAACGGTTCCGGTAAATCCACCTTGGTAAAATTGATTTTGGGCTTGGAAACACCTACTGAAGGAAAAATAATTCGTTTCGGCAAGGAAAATTGGGAAAGCCGTTCCCGCAGTCAAATCGGGTATATCTCGCAAAAAGCGGCCTCGTTTAACAGTGCTTTTCCGGGGACGGTAGAAGAAGTCGTCATGGCCAACTTATGGAGCAAAATCGGCCTGCTGCGTCGTCCCAAAGCAGTGCATCGTCAACGCGTGAAGGAAGCTCTGGAATTGGTCGGCATGCAAGATTATCGCCGGCAGCTAATCGGCAATCTCAGCGGCGGGCAGCAGCAAAGGGTTTTTTTGGCCCGCGTTTTGGTAAATGAGCCCAAACTTATTTTTCTCGATGAACCAACGGTGGGGATTGACGCGAAGAGCGAAGGTGAAATATACCAGTTATTAAATATGCTTAATCAAAAAGCCGGAGTTGGAATCGTTTTGGTATCACACGATATCGGTGCCGTAACGGTTCACACGGAACGCTTGCTTTGCATGGGTGCCGATGGCTTTTTTGAGCACGACACGGCGGAACCGCTGGCCGCTGATTTTCTCAGCCGGTTATACGGTTATGAGGTTTTGGCGCACAGTCATCTCAATCCCGCCTGGGCCGGAATCGGCTCGACCGTGCATTGTGATATTTGTGACCGGCATCACCACCACAATAATTGTGATTGTACAGCCGGCGCAGCTGTGACGGCCGCCTCAGATGCCGCAGACACTTCAGCCGGCGCAGCTGTGACAGCTGCCTCAGATGCCGCCGCAGCCAAAGTAAATAAAAAGGAGTCAACCTAA